One window of the Cryptomeria japonica chromosome 7, Sugi_1.0, whole genome shotgun sequence genome contains the following:
- the LOC131046405 gene encoding L-type lectin-domain containing receptor kinase IV.1-like: MKDRGSLNSVSSFSTSFVFSIVPPSASQFGFGLAFFMTPHTSVDGLLPTQYLGLFSNLSNMGNASNHLFAVEFDTLKNVQFDDINDNHVGVDLNDLRSANSTPAGFWIDNNQFRDLDLKSGQNIQAWIDYDHLQNELKVTIAEAGSNRPEKPLLHMKNISLSNILEEDMYVGFSAATELVYEENYILAWSFNTNGTASPLDTSNLPSFVHREIKSSKLTLIACITTGCVVFILVVVATSLVRLRRKQHRDLIEEWEMEYWPHRFKYKDLHIATKGFRDRELLGSGGFSQVYRGVLPTNGLEVAVKRILRELDDAVKEFIAEISSLGRLQHRNLVHIRGFCRRENQLFIVYDYMPNGSLDKMIFGNPKKVLDWDHRYRILRDVAAGLVYLHEEWEQRVVHRDIKSSNVLLDSDFNGKLCDFGLARLYEHNEYSQTSRVVGTLGYIAPELIHTGKASPATDVFSFGVLMLEVACGRRPVDPSLEPAQTVMVDWVRQLHATGSLMDAADPNLGGIYVEVEMERVLKLGLLCSNPEPEGRPGTTQVLQTLEEEAPLIPDFDAPFGDE; encoded by the coding sequence ATGAAAGATCGTGGTTCTCTGAATTCTGTATCGTCTTTCAGCACAAGTTTTGTGTTTAGCATTGTTCCTCCTTCAGCTTCACAATTTGGGTTTGGTCTGGCGTTTTTCATGACACCCCACACGTCTGTAGACGGACTTCTACCCACTCAATACCTTGGCTTGTTTAGCAATTTATCAAATATGGGAAATGCCTCCAATCATTTGTTTGCTGTCGAGTTCGACACACTAAAGAACGTGCAATTTGACGACATCAACGACAATCACGTTGGAGTGGATCTCAACGATCTCAGGTCTGCAAACTCTACGCCTGCCGGTTTCTGGATTGACAACAATCAGTTCCGAGATTTAGATCTCAAAAGCGGACAGAATATTCAGGCTTGGATCGATTATGACCATCTTCAAAACGAGCTCAAAGTCACCATTGCTGAGGCTGGTTCAAATCGCCCAGAAAAACCACTGTTACATATGAAAAATATATCCCTGTCCAACATTCTAGAAGAAGACATGTACGTTGGTTTCTCAGCGGCTACAGAACTCGTCTATGAAGAGAATTATATCCTGGCCTGGAGCTTTAATACAAACGGAACCGCCTCGCCCCTGGATACATCTAATCTTCCATCCTTTGTACACAGAGAAATCAAGAGCTCAAAGTTGACACTGATAGCCTGCATTACTACAGGTTGTGTTGTCTTCATCCTTGTTGTGGTGGCAACATCGCTTGTGCGGTTGAGGAGAAAGCAGCACAGAGATCTTATTGAAGAATGGGAGATGGAGTATTGGCCTCACAGGTTTAAGTATAAGGACCTACATATTGCAACCAAGGGCTTCCGAGACAGAGAACTTTTGGGATCCGGAGGCTTCAGCCAAGTCTACAGAGGAGTTCTTCCCACAAACGGCCTGGAGGTGGCGGTCAAACGTATTCTTAGAGAACTCGATGATGCGGTTAAGGAATTCATAGCAGAGATCTCCAGTCTTGGTCGCCTTCAGCATCGAAATCTGGTACATATCAGAGGCTTCTGCAGGCGAGAAAACCAGCTATTCATAGTTTATGACTATATGCCAAACGGGAGCTTGGACAAGATGATATTTGGAAACCCAAAGAAGGTGCTCGACTGGGATCACAGGTACAGGATCCTGAGAGATGTTGCTGCGGGATTGGTGTATCTTCACGAAGAGTGGGAACAACGGGTAGTGCACAGAGACATCAAGTCAAGCAACGTTTTGCTAGACTCGGACTTCAATGGAAAGTTATGTGATTTTGGGCTTGCCCGTCTGTACGAGCACAACGAATATTCTCAGACTAGTCGCGTGGTGGGAACGCTGGGATACATCGCACCGGAGCTCATACACACGGGAAAGGCCAGCCCCGCCACAGATGTGTTCAGCTTTGGTGTCTTAATGTTGGAGGTTGCTTGTGGAAGGAGACCCGTCGATCCCTCTCTCGAACCTGCTCAGACAGTCATGGTGGACTGGGTGAGACAGCTCCATGCTACAGGCAGTCTGATGGATGCAGCAGACCCGAATCTTGGTGGGATATACGTTGAAGTTGAGATGGAGAGAGTGCTCAAATTGGGGCTACTGTGTTCTAATCCTGAGCCAGAAGGTAGGCCTGGCACGACACAAGTTCTGCAAACACTTGAAGAAGAAGCTCCATTAATACCAGATTTTGATGCTCCATTTGGAGATGAGTAA